One Actinoplanes missouriensis 431 DNA segment encodes these proteins:
- a CDS encoding helix-turn-helix domain-containing protein, which translates to MPEETPKTAAHHAAQYDFAELGRAVVRAREAAGMTISDVAESAGLPEPLLDDLERGQGDVDLEVLHAIAHVLGVGVGVLIVSGESGQQL; encoded by the coding sequence ATGCCGGAGGAAACGCCGAAGACGGCAGCGCACCATGCTGCTCAGTACGACTTCGCGGAACTTGGAAGAGCCGTGGTGCGTGCACGGGAGGCCGCTGGCATGACAATCTCCGACGTCGCCGAGAGTGCGGGACTGCCTGAGCCGCTGCTTGATGACCTCGAACGTGGTCAGGGAGACGTCGATCTCGAAGTTCTCCATGCCATCGCGCATGTCCTGGGCGTCGGCGTCGGCGTGTTGATCGTCTCGGGTGAAAGCGGCCAACAGCTGTGA
- a CDS encoding inositol monophosphatase family protein: MTDFDRLWQTLADELKDVVRRYRERIATLPVTTKPDKTLLTAADVEIERLISDRIREFDPDAVIIGEEDGRDDERAEVADPGKLLYVIDPIDGTAEFVRPDHREFGSVVCVLREYRPVAAFILAPEMGVGGTPLLITCDQPTGSVRVDGSEIGQPSSVAGPRWASVTRSSGTEPRGFESQLQAAGFQLKTRTTSQTMDMVRTAIDLSPYSDAVPTHFEIFYRTRQKIWDGLAGICLGETVGLRAADRGGAARVPVDVATLRQAEPTFDSTILGPPEAVEWFLKLM; encoded by the coding sequence ATGACGGATTTCGACCGACTTTGGCAGACCCTTGCCGACGAGTTGAAGGACGTCGTCCGCCGGTACCGGGAACGCATCGCGACGTTGCCGGTGACGACCAAGCCTGACAAGACGCTGCTCACGGCAGCCGACGTCGAGATCGAGCGGCTGATCTCCGATCGCATCCGAGAGTTCGACCCTGACGCCGTGATCATCGGGGAGGAGGACGGACGGGACGATGAGCGCGCCGAAGTCGCCGACCCAGGCAAGTTGCTCTACGTGATCGATCCCATCGACGGCACCGCCGAGTTCGTACGACCGGATCATCGCGAGTTCGGCTCGGTCGTCTGCGTACTCCGGGAGTACCGGCCCGTCGCTGCCTTCATCCTGGCGCCGGAGATGGGTGTCGGCGGAACGCCGTTGCTGATCACCTGTGACCAGCCGACCGGCAGTGTGCGAGTCGACGGCTCCGAAATCGGTCAGCCGAGCTCGGTGGCTGGTCCACGCTGGGCGTCGGTGACCCGCAGCAGCGGCACCGAGCCGCGTGGCTTCGAATCCCAGCTCCAAGCGGCGGGCTTCCAGCTCAAGACGCGTACCACATCGCAGACCATGGACATGGTCAGAACCGCCATTGACCTAAGTCCATACTCTGATGCTGTCCCAACGCACTTCGAGATCTTCTACCGCACCAGGCAGAAGATCTGGGACGGACTTGCCGGAATCTGCCTCGGCGAGACCGTTGGTCTCCGTGCCGCTGACCGCGGCGGAGCTGCCCGGGTGCCCGTGGACGTAGCGACACTGCGCCAAGCCGAGCCGACCTTTGACTCCACCATCCTCGGACCGCCGGAGGCCGTCGAATGGTTCTTGAAGCTCATGTGA
- a CDS encoding helix-turn-helix domain-containing protein has protein sequence MRDLDEDPAKEPFPYDAASLGRAVAAARQAAGLTLDGLAARSGVSRRMIVDIEQGRKSCTVKTLHAIAHAVSVPLGTLADSACGHDISATQPLNLATP, from the coding sequence TTGCGTGATCTCGATGAAGACCCGGCGAAGGAACCCTTCCCGTACGACGCCGCATCACTCGGGCGAGCAGTTGCCGCAGCGAGGCAAGCCGCCGGCCTAACCCTGGACGGGTTAGCGGCGCGGTCTGGGGTCTCCCGCAGGATGATCGTCGACATCGAGCAGGGCCGGAAATCCTGCACGGTCAAGACGCTCCACGCGATCGCCCACGCGGTGTCCGTTCCGCTGGGCACGCTAGCTGACTCAGCCTGCGGACATGACATCTCCGCCACGCAGCCGCTGAATCTCGCAACTCCGTAG
- a CDS encoding excisionase family DNA-binding protein — protein MARIAGAGTVADVNEERISVKQAAGLLGVSKYVVYRMIDEGILPAYRPSPRRTWLRREEVLSAIEVPVKPKPKFPVVPPEVEGLPASGRPEVLARRTAKEPPANLSGLKGNAAAYAHLLR, from the coding sequence ATGGCGCGCATCGCGGGGGCGGGGACCGTCGCCGACGTGAACGAGGAGAGAATCTCTGTCAAACAGGCGGCTGGACTGCTGGGCGTGTCGAAGTACGTCGTGTATCGGATGATCGATGAGGGGATCCTGCCCGCCTACCGGCCATCCCCTCGGAGGACCTGGCTGAGGCGAGAAGAGGTGCTTTCTGCGATTGAGGTGCCGGTCAAACCGAAACCGAAGTTCCCGGTGGTGCCGCCGGAGGTGGAGGGCCTTCCGGCGTCCGGGCGGCCCGAGGTGCTGGCTCGGCGCACCGCGAAGGAACCACCTGCGAATCTGTCCGGACTCAAGGGAAATGCGGCGGCATACGCTCATCTCCTGAGGTAG
- a CDS encoding site-specific integrase — MAAKPNQYMETVPDLNNPGAKVRRQRTDALGRLGWRLRVRDPRTGGQPEQTFYGTEDEAWRELVRLEQEISARSVRPADGAKNTTVENFTTKWLEHYQYKIQPTEKFDGTTRPYSTWSNRYALCTGYIVPGLGKRRRLSSITTQDLMDLIAGLKRKDGEAVASHTRQSVANTVKAMFRDAEVMGYLSTNIAELVPSSWEATSSRRQSLQVSIRSMEGLAARLDSEWLLPRWTRDLTGPNGEGRGDILRLAAYTGLRWEEFAALDDEAVILPERVILVRATATESGGRREVRRSKDGKTAGKTRAATRSIVIVDQAVPVIERLQAIRRRGLALEPAREQRRQARGVKRPPNQPFDERWSLLLPGETGGYMSYGHFRKKLRKARDLSGIDYTVHELRHIAASILIASGASDYEIQEQMGHVSVEMTRRVYGHLFRVDRTELARRVSKKIATLSQAEFEAAVAAGNGEADENRDK; from the coding sequence GTGGCAGCGAAACCGAACCAGTACATGGAGACTGTCCCGGACCTGAACAACCCCGGCGCGAAAGTTCGACGCCAGCGCACTGATGCGCTGGGCCGACTGGGCTGGCGACTGCGGGTACGAGACCCGCGCACTGGTGGGCAGCCTGAGCAGACGTTCTACGGCACGGAAGACGAGGCATGGCGTGAGCTGGTCCGTCTTGAGCAGGAGATCAGTGCTCGCTCCGTTCGCCCGGCAGACGGCGCGAAGAACACGACCGTAGAGAACTTCACGACGAAGTGGCTCGAGCACTACCAGTACAAGATCCAGCCGACCGAGAAGTTCGACGGAACTACTCGCCCATACTCGACCTGGTCGAACAGGTACGCCCTCTGCACCGGGTACATCGTGCCGGGTCTCGGCAAGCGTCGCCGTTTGTCCAGCATCACGACCCAGGACCTGATGGATCTGATCGCCGGCCTGAAGCGGAAGGACGGCGAAGCTGTCGCCAGCCATACTCGCCAGTCCGTCGCCAATACGGTGAAGGCGATGTTCCGCGACGCGGAAGTGATGGGATACCTCAGCACCAACATCGCCGAACTCGTCCCTTCCTCCTGGGAGGCCACGAGCAGCCGTCGGCAGTCGCTTCAGGTGTCGATCAGAAGCATGGAGGGTCTCGCGGCCCGACTCGACTCAGAGTGGTTGCTGCCTCGGTGGACGAGAGACCTGACGGGTCCCAACGGCGAGGGTCGTGGCGACATTCTTCGGCTCGCGGCCTACACCGGCCTGCGTTGGGAGGAGTTCGCCGCTCTGGACGACGAGGCCGTAATCCTGCCTGAGCGGGTCATTCTGGTGCGGGCGACCGCAACAGAGTCCGGCGGCCGCCGAGAGGTCCGCCGATCGAAGGATGGAAAGACTGCAGGCAAGACCCGCGCCGCCACCCGGTCGATCGTCATCGTCGACCAGGCGGTTCCCGTGATCGAACGACTCCAGGCCATCCGTCGCCGAGGTCTGGCACTCGAACCAGCCCGCGAACAGCGCCGTCAAGCGCGCGGTGTCAAGCGTCCACCGAACCAGCCCTTCGATGAGCGGTGGAGCCTTCTGCTGCCCGGCGAAACCGGCGGCTACATGTCCTACGGGCACTTCCGGAAGAAGCTCAGGAAGGCCCGTGACCTCAGTGGCATCGACTACACCGTTCACGAGCTGCGGCACATCGCCGCCTCGATCCTGATCGCCTCCGGCGCCAGCGACTACGAGATCCAGGAGCAGATGGGCCATGTCTCCGTGGAGATGACGCGGCGGGTCTACGGGCACCTGTTCCGCGTCGACCGCACCGAACTGGCTCGGCGGGTCTCCAAGAAGATCGCAACACTGAGCCAGGCAGAGTTCGAGGCAGCGGTGGCCGCGGGCAATGGCGAAGCCGACGAAAACCGTGACAAGTGA
- a CDS encoding acyl-CoA thioesterase → MADHFQVRIAVRGYELDVQGHVNQAVYLQYGEHARWQCFQAAGVTPEVLVAAGCGPVVLETTIRYLKELRSGDEVDVDCRFFWGDGKTFRVEQDYTRVDGTPVAVVTGVAGLMDRQSRRLVPRAAERLREMSSDPSVLGL, encoded by the coding sequence ATGGCTGACCACTTTCAGGTACGCATCGCGGTACGCGGCTACGAACTCGACGTCCAGGGGCACGTCAATCAGGCCGTCTACCTGCAGTACGGGGAACACGCCCGCTGGCAGTGCTTCCAGGCTGCGGGGGTGACCCCGGAGGTGCTGGTCGCGGCGGGATGCGGGCCGGTCGTGCTGGAGACCACCATCCGGTACCTGAAGGAGCTGCGCTCCGGTGACGAGGTCGACGTGGACTGCCGGTTCTTCTGGGGCGACGGGAAGACGTTCCGGGTGGAGCAGGACTACACGCGGGTGGACGGGACGCCGGTCGCGGTGGTGACCGGGGTGGCGGGGTTGATGGACCGGCAGAGTCGCCGGTTGGTGCCTCGGGCGGCGGAGCGGCTGCGCGAGATGTCGTCCGACCCGAGCGTCCTGGGCCTGTAA
- a CDS encoding oxygenase MpaB family protein, with protein sequence MAQGLMTPTRFRADADWSERAARPLRLVAGPGTAPTGEELAELRAGLNRRDEAAAELIRTVTPNELHRMFAAGTLDGPFFDRVRERPDWVDDRLLERGAEACRAFGMDAGLVLAYGSLLGGYRTAAALEPLVRTGRLAGGETLRRIKETSLWWRAVTAPGGLRPDAEGFRITLHVRVMHALVNARLEADPSWDHERRGLPINQYDQASTLGVFSTSFLLHLRLLGVRISRDDAAAVMHLWSYVGWLMGVDEQWLPHTERRGRRLLYHFLSNDPPPDDNSVALAHALIHMADDLPGGRWRRWWERERALSVSCWLLGPAAMRDLGLPYRLPWYGVSRVLANLVLSHGAGRLPGGRAFLLSRGERQAEAQFHRWG encoded by the coding sequence ATGGCCCAGGGATTGATGACGCCCACTCGCTTCCGCGCCGACGCGGACTGGTCGGAACGGGCTGCCCGCCCGCTGCGGCTGGTGGCCGGGCCCGGCACCGCGCCGACCGGGGAGGAGCTGGCCGAGCTGCGGGCCGGCCTGAACCGGCGGGACGAGGCGGCCGCCGAGCTGATCCGGACGGTCACGCCGAACGAGCTGCACCGCATGTTCGCGGCCGGGACCCTCGACGGGCCGTTCTTCGACCGCGTGCGGGAGCGGCCGGACTGGGTCGACGACCGCTTGCTGGAACGCGGCGCCGAGGCCTGCCGGGCGTTCGGGATGGACGCCGGACTGGTGCTGGCGTACGGATCGCTGCTCGGCGGCTATCGCACCGCCGCCGCGCTGGAGCCGCTCGTGCGTACCGGAAGGCTGGCCGGCGGCGAAACGCTGCGCCGGATCAAGGAAACCTCGCTCTGGTGGCGGGCGGTCACCGCGCCCGGCGGTCTCCGGCCGGACGCGGAGGGGTTCCGGATCACCCTGCACGTCCGGGTCATGCACGCCCTGGTCAACGCCCGGCTGGAGGCCGACCCGTCGTGGGACCACGAGCGGCGCGGCCTGCCGATCAACCAGTACGACCAAGCCAGCACCCTGGGCGTGTTCAGCACCAGTTTCCTGCTGCATCTACGCCTGCTCGGCGTGCGGATCTCCCGTGACGACGCGGCCGCGGTCATGCACCTGTGGAGTTACGTCGGCTGGCTCATGGGCGTCGACGAGCAGTGGCTGCCGCACACCGAACGCCGTGGCCGGCGGCTGCTCTACCACTTCCTGTCGAACGACCCGCCGCCGGACGACAACAGCGTCGCCCTCGCCCACGCCCTGATCCACATGGCCGACGATCTGCCCGGCGGCCGGTGGCGGCGCTGGTGGGAACGGGAACGGGCGCTGTCGGTGAGCTGCTGGCTGCTCGGCCCGGCCGCCATGCGCGACCTCGGCCTGCCCTACCGCCTTCCCTGGTACGGGGTGTCGCGCGTCCTCGCCAACCTGGTGCTCAGCCACGGAGCTGGCCGGCTGCCGGGCGGGCGGGCGTTCCTGCTGTCCCGCGGCGAGCGGCAGGCGGAGGCGCAGTTCCACCGCTGGGGCTGA
- a CDS encoding S1C family serine protease — protein sequence MDTANSSGWVMWAGMAVAAALGAVAGAVAVSANEEPAAGNPAASQSTAETCAATEVAEKTLPSVVTISASNGSTGGTGSGEIIRSDGYILTNNHVISVAANGGEVGVLFNDGRGVPATIVGRDPKSDLAVIKVEGESDLPVIAFGSSEAVQVGQPVVALGAPLGLSNTVTAGIVSALDRTIEVPGDNGETALLVSAVQTDAAINPGNSGGALVNCASELIGVPSAGANIPDPDGGGGGGGDIGLGFAIPVDHAKAVSDEIIETGTVTHAYFGVELITVPQAQGRAGGVYIRSVVPGSPAAQAGLKAGDVITAIDGSPVTTTNDVAAVTLTKNPGDTVTVDYTRSGRPGSATVKLGAQQ from the coding sequence ATGGACACCGCGAACAGCAGCGGTTGGGTGATGTGGGCCGGCATGGCGGTCGCCGCCGCGCTCGGCGCGGTGGCCGGAGCGGTCGCGGTGTCGGCGAACGAGGAGCCCGCGGCGGGTAACCCGGCGGCGTCGCAGAGCACCGCCGAGACGTGCGCGGCGACCGAGGTGGCCGAGAAGACGCTGCCGTCGGTGGTGACGATCTCGGCGTCGAACGGTTCGACGGGCGGCACCGGATCCGGCGAGATCATCCGTAGTGACGGCTACATCCTCACCAACAATCACGTGATCTCGGTGGCGGCGAACGGCGGCGAGGTCGGTGTGCTCTTCAACGACGGGCGGGGAGTGCCGGCCACCATCGTGGGCCGCGACCCCAAGTCCGACCTCGCGGTGATCAAGGTCGAGGGGGAGTCGGACCTGCCGGTCATCGCGTTCGGCAGCTCCGAGGCCGTACAGGTGGGTCAGCCGGTGGTGGCGCTCGGCGCGCCGCTCGGCCTCTCCAACACGGTCACCGCCGGGATCGTCAGCGCGCTCGACCGGACGATCGAGGTGCCCGGTGACAACGGGGAGACGGCGCTGCTGGTCTCGGCGGTGCAGACCGACGCGGCGATCAACCCGGGCAACAGCGGCGGGGCGCTGGTCAACTGCGCGTCCGAGCTGATCGGCGTGCCCTCGGCCGGGGCGAACATCCCGGACCCCGACGGCGGCGGTGGCGGCGGCGGGGACATCGGGCTCGGGTTCGCGATCCCGGTCGACCACGCGAAGGCGGTCTCCGACGAGATCATCGAAACCGGGACGGTCACCCACGCGTACTTCGGGGTCGAGCTGATCACGGTTCCCCAGGCGCAGGGCCGGGCGGGTGGCGTCTACATCCGATCGGTGGTGCCCGGCAGCCCGGCAGCACAGGCCGGCCTGAAAGCCGGCGACGTCATCACCGCGATCGACGGCAGCCCGGTGACCACCACGAACGACGTGGCGGCGGTGACCCTGACCAAGAACCCCGGCGACACGGTCACGGTGGATTACACCCGCAGCGGTCGACCCGGCTCCGCGACGGTGAAACTGGGGGCCCAACAGTGA
- a CDS encoding glycosyltransferase family 2 protein, translating into MSESSPGLRRATDRQILLPRSAKAGPLALPPVPALAELEAVETTSGEFAAAAAATPRHATISCIIPCYNEQETIGDVLRSILAQTRLPNIIHVIINNTDDDTPEIARSFEGRHTRTVKGEEFVTTVHVHDMGVNPDKKVGALNYGYFLSRGYDYILGVDGDTTLARDCVERLELEMTDDPRIGGLSAIYSIDKSRYKGLMARFLIAGQRAQFGAFNMDNLLRGRNMAVLGGQCSLFSMRALEMVMVRHHQQAPWVRDSEVEDSKLSLQIKDAGYSTKISASARAYVGPMTNLRALHGQQVKWNFGAIDLFWPGQRGDNKGQPMHPNLRLRWYENIAMVFNIGSRLGFILLLVASLSIDAFVFNPIWLIPPAVAMLLNLRLALAMKDKSASDLLYAALAFPAELYMWIRMGHFVSAWTQFLAQTDKDNWAAQANAEKGKGSAYVMPLVVLLAIIGASIYAWSQQSISVQSAILSLGWPILYIFTILQTVFMLKKLFRRHRGFAV; encoded by the coding sequence GTGAGCGAATCCAGTCCCGGCCTGCGCCGGGCGACCGACCGTCAGATCCTGCTGCCCCGCAGCGCCAAAGCGGGTCCGCTGGCGTTGCCACCCGTACCCGCGCTGGCCGAGCTGGAGGCGGTGGAGACCACCTCGGGCGAGTTCGCCGCGGCGGCCGCCGCCACACCCCGGCACGCGACGATCAGCTGCATCATCCCCTGCTACAACGAGCAGGAGACGATCGGCGATGTCCTGCGGAGCATCCTCGCCCAGACGCGGCTGCCGAACATCATCCACGTCATCATCAACAACACCGACGACGACACCCCCGAGATCGCCCGCAGCTTCGAGGGCCGGCACACCCGTACCGTGAAGGGTGAAGAGTTCGTCACCACCGTCCACGTCCATGACATGGGCGTGAACCCCGACAAGAAGGTCGGGGCGCTGAACTACGGGTACTTCCTCTCCCGTGGCTACGACTACATCCTCGGTGTCGACGGCGACACCACCCTTGCCCGGGACTGCGTGGAGCGGCTCGAGCTGGAGATGACCGACGACCCGCGGATCGGCGGGCTGAGCGCGATCTACAGCATCGACAAGAGCCGCTACAAGGGCCTGATGGCGCGCTTCCTGATCGCCGGCCAGCGGGCGCAGTTCGGCGCGTTCAACATGGACAACCTGCTCCGCGGCCGCAACATGGCCGTGCTGGGCGGCCAGTGCAGCCTGTTCAGCATGCGGGCACTGGAGATGGTGATGGTCCGCCACCACCAGCAGGCGCCCTGGGTCCGGGACAGCGAGGTGGAGGACAGCAAGCTGTCGCTCCAGATCAAGGACGCCGGCTACAGCACCAAGATCAGCGCCTCGGCCCGCGCGTACGTCGGCCCGATGACCAACCTGCGCGCGCTGCACGGCCAGCAGGTGAAGTGGAACTTCGGCGCCATCGACCTGTTCTGGCCCGGCCAGCGGGGCGACAACAAGGGTCAGCCGATGCACCCCAACCTGCGGCTGCGCTGGTACGAGAACATCGCGATGGTGTTCAACATCGGCTCGCGGCTCGGCTTCATCCTGCTGCTTGTCGCGTCCCTGTCGATCGACGCCTTCGTGTTCAACCCGATCTGGCTCATCCCACCCGCGGTGGCGATGCTGCTCAACCTGCGCCTGGCGCTGGCGATGAAGGACAAGAGCGCGTCCGACCTGCTCTACGCCGCGCTGGCGTTCCCCGCCGAGCTGTACATGTGGATCAGGATGGGGCACTTCGTCTCCGCCTGGACGCAGTTCCTGGCGCAGACCGACAAGGACAACTGGGCGGCCCAAGCCAACGCGGAGAAGGGCAAGGGCTCCGCCTACGTCATGCCGCTGGTGGTGCTGCTCGCCATCATCGGCGCCTCGATCTACGCCTGGAGCCAGCAGAGCATCAGCGTCCAGTCCGCGATCCTCAGCCTGGGCTGGCCGATCCTCTACATCTTCACCATTCTCCAGACCGTCTTCATGCTCAAGAAGCTCTTCCGCCGTCACCGCGGCTTCGCCGTCTGA
- a CDS encoding DUF6461 domain-containing protein — protein sequence MTASADDYLWFIEEYPLGLNFCATLVRALTPDEVIAALGGSEAVDITGARRLAGAAEQVGYPHSMGEDGVFHADLDTGLDFIAAGDLGGWTLIVEPNGFRCSTEESAALLSAKGELVSFYFNENTAPVLRWARDGVTLVSFDPCGGAGWREGSEPDRLVPALASLGFDLSTEEIDPADPRWRYDEKWQARALALMEHLTGVPITSDLLESARFRCAAVPDEHALSWMRANPGRIGPLTVEELAVQARGWLTAYAADPDRDGAVAARDRTLVATRRKRPKKTRLEKALKRANPVQEYDRKLPAALGAADTDTLRAVVLWAAERAVAVAGLSVMPWASEALEALRAQRPLPPPFNPKAQYQAEVWELLEQAPVTWTTVRVPGNPPLEMSQQHVALPALIDAGDRDPLVAALNVVFASAVAHGEPAHRAFLAALWKQFPQLQAAKAGPDLRPE from the coding sequence GTGACGGCATCTGCTGACGACTACCTCTGGTTCATCGAGGAGTACCCGCTCGGCCTCAACTTCTGTGCCACGCTGGTGCGCGCGCTCACCCCCGATGAGGTGATCGCCGCGCTCGGGGGCTCCGAAGCCGTCGACATCACCGGCGCTCGCCGGCTCGCCGGTGCTGCCGAGCAGGTCGGTTATCCCCATTCGATGGGGGAGGACGGGGTGTTCCACGCCGACCTCGACACCGGGCTCGACTTCATCGCCGCTGGTGACCTTGGCGGCTGGACGCTGATCGTCGAGCCGAACGGGTTCCGGTGTTCCACCGAGGAATCCGCCGCGCTGCTGTCCGCGAAGGGTGAGCTCGTCTCGTTCTACTTCAACGAGAACACCGCCCCGGTCCTGCGGTGGGCCCGCGACGGCGTGACCCTCGTGTCGTTCGATCCGTGCGGGGGAGCCGGATGGCGGGAGGGCAGCGAACCGGACCGGCTGGTGCCGGCACTGGCGTCGCTGGGCTTCGACCTGAGCACGGAGGAGATCGACCCGGCCGATCCGCGCTGGCGGTACGACGAGAAATGGCAGGCGCGGGCCCTGGCCCTGATGGAGCACCTGACGGGCGTACCGATCACATCCGATCTCCTGGAGAGCGCGCGGTTCCGGTGTGCCGCCGTGCCCGACGAGCACGCGCTGTCCTGGATGCGGGCCAACCCCGGCCGGATCGGGCCGCTGACGGTGGAGGAGCTGGCGGTGCAGGCGCGGGGATGGCTGACCGCCTACGCCGCCGATCCGGATCGCGATGGCGCCGTGGCAGCCCGGGATCGCACGCTGGTGGCCACCCGGAGGAAGCGCCCGAAGAAGACGCGGTTGGAGAAAGCCCTGAAGCGGGCCAACCCGGTTCAGGAGTACGACCGGAAGCTGCCGGCCGCGCTCGGCGCCGCCGATACCGACACGCTGCGGGCGGTGGTTCTCTGGGCGGCCGAGCGGGCGGTCGCCGTGGCGGGGCTCAGCGTGATGCCGTGGGCGTCCGAGGCCCTGGAGGCGTTACGGGCGCAGCGTCCTCTGCCGCCGCCCTTCAACCCGAAGGCGCAGTATCAGGCGGAGGTCTGGGAGTTGCTGGAGCAGGCTCCGGTCACCTGGACCACCGTGCGGGTGCCGGGGAACCCGCCGCTGGAGATGTCGCAACAGCATGTGGCGCTTCCCGCTCTGATCGACGCGGGGGACCGGGACCCGCTGGTCGCTGCCCTCAACGTCGTCTTCGCGAGCGCGGTGGCCCACGGCGAGCCGGCGCACCGCGCGTTTCTCGCCGCGCTGTGGAAGCAGTTCCCGCAGCTTCAAGCGGCGAAAGCCGGCCCGGACCTACGTCCCGAGTGA